The nucleotide window TCTCCACCGCGGTGCCGTGGTCACGGCAGGCAGTAAACACCACCTCGGCGTCGAATGTGGATTCCGGCCGGATGCCGCGGTTGCCGGCGACCAGCCGGCCGGTGCAATGGCCGAGCACATCGACGTGGCCGTCGGAGACCGCGCGCACCATCCGCCGTGTCATCGCGGCCGAGTCCATCGAGAGCTTCGAGTGCACACTGGCCACCACGATGTCCAACCGGTCGAGCAGTTCGGGCTCCTGGTCGAGACTGCCATCGTCCAAGATGTCGACCTCGATGCCGGTCAGAATCCGCATCGGCGCGAACTGGTCACGCAGCGCGTCGATGACGTCGAGCTGCTTGCGCAACCGGTCCGGCGACAAGCCGTTGGCGATCGTCAGCCGCGGTGAATGGTCGGTCAACGCACAGTAGTCATGGCCCAACGCCGCCGCGGTCGCCATCATTTCTTCGATTGGCGCCGAGCCGTCTGACCAGTTGGAATGCAGGTGCAGATCCCCGCGCAGCGCGGCGCGAATTGGCCCGCCACCGAGATCCTCAGCTGCGGAACGTAATTCAACCAGCAAATCCGGTTCGCGACCGGACCACGCCTGGGCGATGACTTTGGCGGTTTTGGGTCCGATTCCCGGCAGTGATTGCCAGCTGTTGGCCTGGCCGTGCCGCTCCCGGGCAGCGTCGTCGAGCTTCTCGATGATGTCGGCGGCGTTGCGATACGCCATGACGCGTCTGGGATCA belongs to Mycobacterium basiliense and includes:
- a CDS encoding PHP domain-containing protein; its protein translation is MDPVIALRQIAYYRDRSRYDPRRVMAYRNAADIIEKLDDAARERHGQANSWQSLPGIGPKTAKVIAQAWSGREPDLLVELRSAAEDLGGGPIRAALRGDLHLHSNWSDGSAPIEEMMATAAALGHDYCALTDHSPRLTIANGLSPDRLRKQLDVIDALRDQFAPMRILTGIEVDILDDGSLDQEPELLDRLDIVVASVHSKLSMDSAAMTRRMVRAVSDGHVDVLGHCTGRLVAGNRGIRPESTFDAEVVFTACRDHGTAVEINSRPERRDPPTRLLNLARDIGCVFSIDTDAHAPGQLDFLGYGAQRALDAAVPLDRIVNTWSAATLLDWASVR